The sequence below is a genomic window from Cryobacterium arcticum.
CACCGTGATCCAGGGCGTGCATGGCATCGACACCGACCTCGCCTGGGACGAGGACGGGCTGGCGTACATCACCTACTCGGGCCTGGACGTGACCAGCGGTGAGGATCCCGGCGAGCACAAGGGCATCCTGCAGTTCACGGTGGACCTGGACACCGGGATCCCGCTGTCGGACCCGGTGTCGGTGTGGTCGGGCACCGGGCTGAAGTTCCCGGAGGCGCCGCACCTGTACCAGCGCGGCGGATACTGGTACCTGCTCATCGCCGAGGGCGGCACCGAGCGCGGCCACGGCATCAGCGTGGCGCGCGGCGAGCACCCGTGCGGGCCCTTCACCGAGGGGCCCGAGGTGGGCGGACCGGCCAACCCGATCCTCTCCGCCCGCAGCACCAACCGGCCCATCCAGAACACCGGGCATGGTGACCTCGTCGAGACCCCCGACGGCGGCTGGGCGATCGTGATGCTCGGCATGCGGCCCACCGGCATGACCCAGGCGTTCTCCGCGCTCGGCCGGGAGACCTTCATCACGAGCGCCCGCTGGGAGGACGGCTGGCTCGCCGCCGATCCGGTGCTGCTGAACCCGCGGCCGGGCGAGACCGTGTTCACGGATGACTTCAGCGGGCCGGAGCTCGCGCCGGAGTGGATCGGCGTGCGCCGGTACCCGGCCGAGCTGGCGACTCTCGCCGGTGGGGCTGCGGCGCGTGCGGGCGAGTCCTCAGCGGCCGGCCCGGTGGGCCGGCTCGTGCTGACCGGCGAGGGCGGCACCCTCGACGCCGAGCAGCCCGTTCTGGTGGGGGTGCGGCAACGTAACCCCTGGTCGAGCACCACGGTGCGGGTCGCGCCCGGCACCGGACTCGGCGGCCTGGGCGTGCGCTACGACGAGCACCACCACTACGAGATCGAGGTGGGAAACGGCGTGGTGACGGCGCGCGCGTGCGTCGCGGGCATCCGCCAGGAGTGGACGGTGCCGCTGGCGCCGGAGCACCTGGTCGACGGCGCCGTGACCCTGGGCCTGGACACCGTGCCGCCGGATGCGTCGTCGATCCTGGCCGGACTGACGAGTGACTTCGTGGTGCTCAGCGTGGGCACCGGGGCCGACCGGGTGGAGCTGGCTCGGGTGGACGGGCGCTACCTCTCCCAGGAGACGGCGGCCTCGTTCACCGGCCGGGTGCTCTGCCTGTACGCGGTCACCGGCGAGGTCTCTTTCGCCGCCTTCCGCTACACCGGCACCGACTGACCCGTCCCTCCCCTCCCGCGAACTGTGAGCAAAGCGCTAGAACCCAAGAGAATTCTTAGTACTTTTCTCACAGTTCGCGGGTCGGGGAGCGACCGGCGACTGTGCCAACTGGGAAGATCAGTCCCATGGACTCCCTGACGATCCCCGGCCCGCACGGCACCATCCCGATCCGGGTCTACCGTGCTGCCGGTGCGGATGCGAGCCCGGCGCTCGTCTGGGCGCATGGCGGCGGCTTCGCCTGGGGAGACCTTGACATGCCCGAGGCACAGTGGGTGTCCCTGGAACTCGCGGCGCTCGGGGTCACCGTCGTCAGTGTCGACTACCGGCTGGCTCCGGTGTCGGAGGCGCTCACCGACGGCGAGCCGGCCCGTGACGGGGTGCGTTTTCCGGTGGCCTCCGAGGAAGTCTCCGAATGCTTCCGGTGGACCGTCGCGCACGCCGGGGAGTGGGGTATCGACCCCGGCCGGGTGTCGCTCGGCGGTGCGAGTGCCGGGGGCAACCTGGCCGCGGGGGCGGCCCTGCGGCTGCGCGATGGCGGGGGTGAGCATCCGGTGTCGCTGATGCTCGCCTACCCGCTGGTGCACAGCGTGCTGCCGGAGCCCACCGCGGCCCTCGCGGCCATGATTGCGCTGCTGCCCGCTGAAGCCCGGTTCGAGCCCGACGACGTGCGCGCTCTGAACCTCAACTACGTGGGCGATCCCGCTGAACTGGCCAACCCGTACGCCTTCCCCGGCGGGCACGATCCGGCCGGGTTGCCGCCGACTTTCATCCTGAACTCCGACCACGACAGCTTGCGCTCGTCGGGGCAGGCGTTCGCCGCCGAACTGGCGCTGGCCGGCGTGGACGTGACCGTCTGCCACGAGCCCGGAACACGGCACGGGCACCTCAACGAGCCGGACAACCCCGGCGCGCACGCCAGCATCCGCCGTATGGCCGCCTGGCTCACCCGCCGCGACCTGTGAGTCACGCCCCGAAAACCGGAGTTCTTTGGGCGCTTGAGTCACAGTTCGCGGAACGGGCGGCGGGGGAGTGTGCCAACATGGGGCATGGCGCGGCAGGGGCGAGATGCGCATCCGCCGGCCGGGCATGGGGTGCCTGATGGATATTGCTCTGGGGATTGTGCTTCTGGCCGCATCATCAACGCTGTTCACGGCAGCGGTGCGGATCCGCGCCCGGGCCAACCCGCACGACCCGTTCCCCTTCTGGTCGAACCCGCCGGTACGGCCACCGCGCGCGAACCTGCTGCAGGGCCTGGCCGGCGCAGCGCTGATCCTCGGCGGCTTCGTCCTCTTCCCGGCCCTGGGCTTCTTCACCGCCCTCCTGTTCGCCGCGGCCACCGTGGCGCCGGCGCTCGCCATGCTCGGGCACAACCGCGCGGCGGTCGCCTGACTCCTGCTCGTCGGGGAGAAACCACCAGAACTGGTGGTCGGTGCCGCGATCTTCGGAATGGCGCAGCGGACACACTGTGAAGACAGGGACTCGCGGCGCGGCTCTTACCTAGGGAGAACGCCGCGGACGCGGCGGGACACTCCGGCGTGTGCGCCCTCTCCGAAAGGGACCACCGACAGTGAGCGCCAGATCCGAAAGGACAATCCGGCCGCGTCGCCAGCGAGGGACGGACAAAGATCCGACACCGCAGCCGATGCTGCACGCCATCCCCTCGGCCGCACGGATGGCTCGCGCCCGCATCGCCCCCGCGCTGTGCGTACTGCTCTGGCTCGCCTACCTCGTCACCGTGGTGGTTGCGCTCGCCCGCGGCGATGCGCTGGCCGACGCCACCCAGCTGGTGGAGACCATCGTGTTCCTCGTGTCGGTCACGATGCTCACCTTCTCCGCCTGCATGTATCTGCTGGCACGCTCGGCGGCGCTGCCCCGATTCGCGGCGCACCGGCGCGTCCGCCGGATCGTGCTCGATGAGCACGTCGAGCAGATGACCCTGAACGCCCCCAGGCCGGAGCGGGACAGCCGCGCCGATCACCGCAAGCCCCGTCTCGTCGCCCTCCTGCCCTCACGCACCGAAGACCCCGACCTGGTGCGGTTGTCGCTGTGGTCGGTCGCGCTCCAGGAATTCCCCGACCTCCACGTCGTCCTTCTCATCGACGACGATCCAGACCCCAGCGACCCGGATGAACGGGAATCCCTGCGACGCAACCGGATGCTCGCCGCCGAGATCATGGCCGATCTGGAACCGATGCGGCTGCGCGTGGAGGCCGCCTGGGTGCGCCTGCGCCGGTCGACCCTCGGCCCGCTCGGACGCCCCGGCGCCGCCGAGGCGACCGCGATCGTGATGCGCGAATACGCCGCCGCGGCCCAGTGGCTGCGAGCACGGGCGGATGCGGCACCGACGCGCACCCACGTGGAGGTGTTCTTCGCCAACCAGGTGCTGCG
It includes:
- a CDS encoding glycoside hydrolase family 43 protein, whose translation is MSDLSWPNPLIAGFYPDPSVVKVGADYYLANSTFEYLPGIPVFHSTDLLDWTQIGHVVERPGQLASAHVPTLGGAWAPTIRHRDGVFYVVVTDAMGRGMLIFTATDPAGPWSDGTVIQGVHGIDTDLAWDEDGLAYITYSGLDVTSGEDPGEHKGILQFTVDLDTGIPLSDPVSVWSGTGLKFPEAPHLYQRGGYWYLLIAEGGTERGHGISVARGEHPCGPFTEGPEVGGPANPILSARSTNRPIQNTGHGDLVETPDGGWAIVMLGMRPTGMTQAFSALGRETFITSARWEDGWLAADPVLLNPRPGETVFTDDFSGPELAPEWIGVRRYPAELATLAGGAAARAGESSAAGPVGRLVLTGEGGTLDAEQPVLVGVRQRNPWSSTTVRVAPGTGLGGLGVRYDEHHHYEIEVGNGVVTARACVAGIRQEWTVPLAPEHLVDGAVTLGLDTVPPDASSILAGLTSDFVVLSVGTGADRVELARVDGRYLSQETAASFTGRVLCLYAVTGEVSFAAFRYTGTD
- a CDS encoding alpha/beta hydrolase translates to MDSLTIPGPHGTIPIRVYRAAGADASPALVWAHGGGFAWGDLDMPEAQWVSLELAALGVTVVSVDYRLAPVSEALTDGEPARDGVRFPVASEEVSECFRWTVAHAGEWGIDPGRVSLGGASAGGNLAAGAALRLRDGGGEHPVSLMLAYPLVHSVLPEPTAALAAMIALLPAEARFEPDDVRALNLNYVGDPAELANPYAFPGGHDPAGLPPTFILNSDHDSLRSSGQAFAAELALAGVDVTVCHEPGTRHGHLNEPDNPGAHASIRRMAAWLTRRDL